Proteins encoded in a region of the Sphingomonas sp. HMP9 genome:
- the argS gene encoding arginine--tRNA ligase, protein MTLYTRFAAHIDAALDTLTAAGTLPAGLDRKNVTVEPPRDTSHGDLATNAAMVLAKPAKTNPRVLADALVVELSKLEDVASASVAGPGFINMKLTDDAWRAELAAIPAGGADYGRSKQGDGITVNIEYVSANPTGPMHMGHCRGAVVGDALASLLEFAGHKVIREYYVNDAGGQVDVLARSVHLRYREALGETVEIPEGLYPGDYLVPVGQSLATEFGDRYVGAPESEWLVTFRTQAVAAMMVMIRADLALLGIEHEVFASEAELQAAKKPEAAEAELRSRDLVYDGVLEAPKGETPDDWEPVELPLFRSSQFGDDQDRPIKKSNGSWTYFGADLAYHFQKSQSADQLIDIWGADHGGTVKRIVAAVAALTGGKTRFDVKLVQMVRLLRNGEPVKMSKRSGNFVTLADVVREVGKDVVRFTMLTRRSDAQMDFDFAKVVEASKDNPVFYVQYAHARIASLHRRAEEAGITPISADLSRLDTDELALVQLAAQFPRLVEIASTAREPHRIAFYLYDLAAAFHALWNVGNDRPDRRFLVIEDPQATAARLFLASAIGQIIRNGLAIMGVEAVSEMK, encoded by the coding sequence ATGACGCTCTACACCCGTTTCGCCGCGCATATCGATGCGGCGCTCGACACGCTGACCGCGGCGGGCACGCTGCCGGCCGGGCTCGATCGCAAGAACGTCACGGTCGAGCCGCCGCGCGACACCAGCCACGGCGATCTCGCGACCAACGCCGCCATGGTGCTCGCCAAGCCTGCCAAGACCAATCCGCGTGTGCTGGCCGACGCATTGGTCGTCGAACTGTCGAAGCTCGAGGACGTCGCCTCGGCGAGCGTCGCAGGCCCCGGCTTCATCAACATGAAGCTCACCGACGACGCCTGGCGGGCCGAACTGGCCGCGATCCCGGCGGGGGGCGCCGATTACGGTCGCTCGAAGCAGGGCGACGGGATTACCGTCAACATCGAGTATGTGTCGGCCAACCCGACCGGCCCGATGCACATGGGCCATTGCCGCGGCGCGGTCGTCGGGGATGCGCTTGCCAGCCTGCTCGAGTTCGCCGGCCACAAGGTGATCCGCGAATATTACGTCAACGATGCCGGTGGTCAGGTCGACGTGCTCGCGCGCTCGGTCCACCTGCGCTACCGCGAGGCGCTCGGCGAGACCGTCGAGATCCCCGAGGGCCTGTACCCCGGCGACTATCTCGTCCCCGTCGGCCAGTCGCTCGCAACCGAGTTCGGCGATCGCTACGTTGGCGCGCCGGAGAGCGAATGGCTGGTCACCTTCCGCACGCAGGCGGTCGCCGCGATGATGGTCATGATCCGCGCCGATCTCGCGCTGCTCGGGATCGAGCACGAGGTGTTCGCGTCGGAAGCCGAGCTTCAGGCTGCGAAAAAGCCCGAGGCTGCCGAGGCAGAACTGCGGTCGCGCGATCTCGTCTATGACGGCGTGCTCGAGGCGCCGAAGGGCGAGACGCCTGACGATTGGGAGCCGGTCGAGCTGCCGCTGTTCCGCTCGTCGCAGTTCGGCGACGATCAGGATCGTCCGATCAAGAAGTCGAACGGGTCCTGGACCTATTTCGGCGCCGATCTCGCCTATCATTTCCAGAAGAGCCAGAGCGCGGATCAGCTGATCGACATCTGGGGTGCGGACCATGGTGGCACGGTCAAGCGGATCGTTGCGGCAGTGGCGGCGCTGACCGGCGGCAAGACGCGGTTCGACGTCAAGCTCGTCCAGATGGTCCGGCTGCTGCGCAACGGCGAGCCGGTGAAGATGTCGAAGCGCTCGGGCAATTTCGTCACGCTCGCCGACGTCGTGCGCGAAGTCGGCAAGGACGTGGTGCGCTTCACGATGTTGACGCGCCGGTCCGATGCCCAGATGGATTTCGACTTTGCGAAGGTGGTCGAGGCGTCGAAGGACAATCCGGTGTTCTACGTCCAATATGCGCACGCGCGTATCGCGTCGCTGCATCGGCGTGCGGAGGAGGCGGGGATCACGCCGATCTCGGCCGACCTGTCCCGGCTTGATACGGACGAGCTGGCGCTGGTGCAGCTCGCGGCACAGTTTCCGCGGCTCGTCGAGATCGCGTCGACGGCGCGCGAGCCGCACAGAATTGCGTTCTATCTCTACGACTTGGCAGCGGCTTTCCATGCGTTGTGGAATGTCGGCAACGACCGTCCCGATCGTCGTTTCCTCGTGATCGAGGATCCGCAGGCGACCGCGGCACGGCTTTTCCTGGCGTCCGCGATAGGGCAGATCATCCGCAACGGCCTCGCGATCATGGGCGTTGAGGCGGTTTCGGAGATGAAGTGA
- a CDS encoding SPOR domain-containing protein, producing the protein MANDMDLREEDRLPWLETVEPDEQDTVGIGRVIALVVLGLAVLAAIIFGIYKLQQRAPTGDGQLIAAPEGDYKVKPDDAGGLKVKGEGDSAIATSAGKSGNGAIDLRGVPEAPVVGKRATALKTDDAAGRNAVAQVPASGGRLVAAAPLTSSKQNDAGTTTGGSLVQLGAYPSEAVANAAWTNFSKRFAYIGALGKSVQPVATGGRTLYRLRVNAGSANQAADICGRLRVAGETCFVAS; encoded by the coding sequence ATGGCCAACGACATGGATCTGCGCGAAGAAGACCGGCTTCCCTGGCTCGAAACCGTCGAGCCGGACGAACAGGACACGGTCGGCATCGGCCGCGTCATCGCGCTGGTCGTGCTCGGGCTTGCGGTGCTCGCAGCGATCATCTTCGGCATCTACAAGCTTCAGCAGCGGGCGCCCACGGGCGATGGCCAGCTGATCGCTGCGCCGGAGGGTGACTACAAGGTCAAGCCTGATGACGCTGGCGGCTTGAAGGTCAAGGGCGAGGGCGATTCGGCGATCGCGACCAGCGCGGGCAAATCGGGCAACGGCGCGATCGACCTGCGCGGCGTGCCCGAGGCTCCGGTGGTGGGCAAGCGCGCGACGGCCCTCAAGACGGATGACGCGGCGGGGCGCAACGCGGTCGCGCAGGTGCCCGCATCGGGTGGTCGGCTTGTCGCCGCGGCACCGTTGACGTCATCGAAGCAAAACGATGCTGGAACGACAACCGGTGGTTCGCTGGTCCAGCTGGGGGCTTATCCGAGCGAGGCGGTCGCCAACGCGGCATGGACGAATTTCTCGAAGCGGTTCGCCTATATCGGCGCGCTCGGCAAGTCGGTGCAGCCGGTCGCGACGGGTGGCCGCACGCTGTATCGGTTGCGCGTGAATGCGGGCAGCGCGAACCAAGCGGCGGATATCTGCGGTCGGTTGCGGGTCGCAGGCGAGACTTGCTTCGTCGCGAGCTGA
- a CDS encoding TfoX/Sxy family protein, which translates to MASDRKTVAFIVEQLAAAGDVSAKPMFGEYGVYCDGRMVALVCDDQLFVKPTPGGRAFAGTIDEAPPYPGAKPCLLVDADRWDDADWLAELVRISAAELPLPKPKKAKPPR; encoded by the coding sequence ATGGCATCCGATCGCAAAACAGTCGCGTTCATCGTCGAGCAGCTCGCGGCGGCGGGCGACGTCTCGGCAAAGCCGATGTTCGGCGAATATGGCGTCTATTGCGACGGCAGGATGGTGGCGCTGGTCTGCGACGATCAGCTGTTCGTCAAGCCGACCCCCGGTGGCCGCGCATTCGCAGGGACGATCGACGAGGCGCCGCCCTATCCGGGCGCGAAACCCTGCCTGCTGGTCGATGCCGATCGCTGGGATGACGCGGACTGGCTTGCCGAACTTGTCCGGATCTCGGCGGCGGAACTGCCGCTGCCCAAACCCAAAAAGGCTAAGCCGCCTCGTTGA
- a CDS encoding saccharopine dehydrogenase family protein, giving the protein MRDFDIVIYGATGFTGRLVAEYLTQTYPSGVRWAMAGRSLAKLQEVRDLIGAPADTPLVTADSDDPASLRVMAERATVVISTVGPYQLYGSALVAACAATGTGYVDLCGEPAWMRHMIDAHEGEATRTGARIVFSCGFDSIPFDLGVLTLQDAAKAKYGIPAPRVKGRVRKMQGTFSGGTAASLKATLAAAARDPGIVKLLTSPFALTPGFQGPHQPTGLLPEYDTTLSTWVAPFVMAPINTKNVHRTNFLLGEAYGADFVYDEMMVAGLGDMGKMAAEAIAKFNPFAGDKGPKPGEGPSKEDRDAGHYDLLFVGIMPDGARIDAVVTGDRDPGYGSTSKMIAEAALCLVQDVQGDGGIWTPGALMGTKLRDRLVAKAGLTFTVG; this is encoded by the coding sequence ATGCGCGACTTCGACATCGTCATCTATGGCGCGACGGGCTTTACCGGCCGGCTGGTCGCCGAATATCTGACGCAGACCTATCCGAGCGGGGTCCGCTGGGCGATGGCCGGCCGCTCCCTGGCGAAGCTTCAGGAAGTGCGCGACCTGATCGGTGCACCCGCCGACACGCCGCTCGTCACCGCCGACTCGGACGATCCCGCCAGCCTCCGCGTGATGGCCGAGCGCGCCACCGTCGTCATCTCGACCGTCGGCCCCTACCAGCTCTACGGCAGCGCGCTCGTCGCCGCCTGCGCCGCGACCGGCACCGGATATGTCGATCTGTGCGGCGAGCCCGCCTGGATGCGCCACATGATCGACGCGCATGAAGGCGAGGCGACGCGCACCGGCGCGCGCATCGTCTTCTCCTGCGGGTTCGACAGCATCCCCTTCGATCTCGGCGTGCTGACGCTGCAGGACGCGGCAAAAGCCAAATACGGCATCCCCGCGCCCCGCGTGAAAGGTCGCGTGCGAAAAATGCAGGGGACGTTCTCGGGCGGCACCGCGGCCAGCCTCAAGGCGACGCTCGCCGCCGCCGCGCGCGATCCCGGCATCGTCAAGCTGCTGACCAGCCCGTTCGCGCTCACCCCGGGCTTCCAGGGCCCGCACCAGCCGACCGGGCTGCTCCCCGAATATGACACAACGCTCTCGACGTGGGTCGCGCCGTTCGTGATGGCGCCGATCAACACCAAGAACGTCCACCGCACAAACTTCCTGCTCGGCGAGGCGTATGGCGCGGACTTCGTCTATGACGAGATGATGGTCGCGGGGCTCGGCGACATGGGCAAGATGGCGGCCGAAGCCATCGCAAAGTTCAATCCGTTCGCGGGCGACAAGGGCCCCAAACCCGGTGAGGGTCCGTCGAAGGAAGACCGTGACGCGGGACATTACGACCTGCTGTTCGTCGGCATCATGCCCGATGGCGCGCGGATCGACGCGGTCGTCACGGGGGACCGCGATCCGGGCTATGGCTCGACAAGCAAGATGATCGCGGAGGCGGCCTTGTGTCTCGTGCAGGATGTGCAGGGCGATGGCGGTATCTGGACGCCAGGTGCGCTGATGGGCACGAAACTGCGCGATCGCCTCGTGGCAAAGGCGGGACTGACTTTCACGGTCGGGTGA
- a CDS encoding ABC transporter transmembrane domain-containing protein, which produces MAKPNPEEKTSRRIGDLAMVWRHAANYPRQIAFAGLALMMTSAATIGIPYGFKRVIDRGFGPGAIGSVGTSFHYLLMIVVVLALATAVRFYYVSWLGERVVADIRTNVQRHLLRLTPRFFEENRPSEIASRLTSDTALIEQVVGSTVSIALRNTFTGIGGLIYLFAISPKLAGLLMIGIPLIILPIALLGKRVRNYSRTSQDRVADVGSIATETLGAMKVVQAFGQEDREAIRFADAVGATFAAARARILLRAVMTAIVIGLVFGSITLVLWEGAIDVAAGRISGGAIAAFVLTGGIVAGAFGALTEVYGDLLRGAGAAGRLSELLRETPEIAAPAIPVALPLPPRGALAFENVQFHYPTRRDVAALNGFSLDIKPGETVAVVGPSGAGKTTLFQLVQRFYDPDAGRVTLDGVDLRDADPAAVRARIAMVPQETIIFGASARDNLRYGDWTATDDQLWAAAEAANAAEFLRKLPEGLDTFLGEGGARLSGGQRQRVTIARALLRDAPILLLDEATSALDAESERLVQEALERLMANRTTLVITHRLATVRAAERIIVMNDGQIVEEGSHGSLMTNSGLYARLASLQFNEAA; this is translated from the coding sequence ATGGCCAAGCCGAACCCCGAAGAGAAGACGTCCCGCCGGATCGGCGATCTCGCGATGGTGTGGCGTCACGCCGCCAACTATCCGCGCCAGATCGCGTTCGCCGGCCTTGCGCTGATGATGACGTCAGCCGCAACGATCGGCATCCCCTACGGCTTCAAACGCGTGATCGATCGCGGCTTCGGCCCCGGCGCCATCGGGTCGGTCGGCACGTCGTTCCACTATCTGCTGATGATCGTCGTCGTGCTAGCGCTGGCGACTGCGGTGCGCTTCTATTACGTCTCGTGGCTCGGCGAGCGCGTCGTCGCGGACATCCGCACCAACGTGCAACGCCACCTGCTCCGCCTGACGCCGCGCTTTTTCGAGGAGAATCGCCCGTCCGAAATCGCCTCGCGGCTGACCTCGGATACCGCGCTGATCGAACAAGTCGTCGGCAGCACCGTGTCGATCGCGCTGCGCAACACCTTCACCGGGATCGGCGGGCTGATTTATCTGTTCGCGATCTCGCCGAAGCTCGCCGGGCTGCTAATGATCGGCATCCCGCTGATCATCCTGCCGATCGCGCTGCTCGGCAAACGCGTCCGCAATTACTCGCGCACCTCGCAGGACCGGGTAGCCGATGTCGGTTCGATCGCGACCGAGACGCTCGGCGCGATGAAGGTCGTGCAGGCGTTCGGACAGGAAGACCGCGAGGCGATCCGGTTCGCCGATGCGGTCGGCGCGACCTTCGCGGCGGCCCGCGCGCGGATCCTGCTGCGCGCGGTGATGACCGCGATCGTCATCGGGCTGGTCTTCGGATCGATCACGCTCGTCCTGTGGGAAGGCGCGATCGACGTCGCGGCCGGGCGGATCAGCGGTGGCGCGATCGCCGCGTTCGTGCTGACCGGCGGGATCGTCGCGGGCGCGTTTGGCGCGCTGACCGAAGTTTACGGCGACCTGCTGCGCGGCGCGGGTGCCGCCGGGCGACTGTCCGAACTGCTGCGCGAGACGCCCGAGATCGCCGCCCCGGCCATCCCGGTCGCGCTCCCCCTGCCACCGCGCGGCGCGCTCGCGTTCGAAAACGTGCAGTTCCATTACCCGACCCGCCGCGACGTCGCCGCGCTCAACGGCTTCTCGCTCGACATCAAGCCGGGCGAGACGGTCGCGGTCGTCGGGCCTTCGGGTGCGGGCAAGACGACGTTGTTCCAGCTCGTCCAGCGCTTCTACGATCCCGATGCGGGCCGCGTGACGCTCGACGGCGTCGACCTGCGCGACGCCGATCCCGCCGCGGTGCGTGCGCGGATCGCGATGGTCCCGCAGGAGACGATCATCTTCGGCGCGTCGGCGCGCGACAATCTGCGCTACGGCGACTGGACCGCGACCGATGACCAGCTCTGGGCCGCCGCCGAGGCCGCCAACGCGGCCGAATTCCTGCGCAAGCTGCCCGAGGGGCTCGACACCTTCCTCGGCGAGGGCGGCGCGCGCCTGTCGGGCGGCCAGCGCCAGCGCGTGACGATCGCGCGCGCGCTGCTCCGCGATGCGCCGATCCTGCTGCTCGACGAGGCGACCAGCGCGCTCGACGCCGAGAGCGAGCGGCTGGTGCAGGAGGCGCTCGAGCGGCTGATGGCGAACCGCACCACGCTGGTCATCACGCACCGCCTCGCCACCGTCCGCGCCGCCGAACGGATCATCGTGATGAACGACGGGCAGATCGTCGAGGAGGGCTCGCACGGCTCGCTGATGACGAACAGCGGGCTCTACGCGCGGCTCGCCAGCCTGCAGTTCAACGAGGCGGCTTAG
- a CDS encoding ribonuclease R family protein: MYKPKAGLPTREQILDFIATSDVPAGKREIAKGFGLSAQDKIGMKALLKDMADEGLIDSAPGRAFHKMGGIPKVTVLRIADVDDGGNVWAVPERWEAEGVPPPRLRVRERKRGALGVGERILARTEEAGNGWIAHPMKVLAPASEQVLGVLREDGGRLWLTGVDKRERREFAVADAGGAAPGDLVLAELAGKPPKIAARVVSKLGDPFAARSFSLIAIHKLGIPDVFSQEALDEAERVSKLPLGEGREDLRNVLIVAIDPEDARDHDDAVWAEADDDPANAGGWKAIVAIADVSFYVRPKSEVDREARRRGNSVYFPDRVVPMLPEILSAEVCSLKEGADRAALACHLRIGKDGALLSWRFTRAVVRIAANLAYEEAQAIIDASSPPALREGSGEGGASLDAAESPEAPPPTPPVNGRGDMLAVLRPLWACWHALAKARDARAPLDLDLPERRVVLDEQGRIMSVSPRERLDAHRLIEDYMIAANVAAAKALEAKKAPVMYRIHEPPSREKMMALKEYLETFDVPFALGQVVRPATFNHIIERIGDADFRPQVMEQILRTQTQAYYAPGNHGHFGLSLGSYAHFTSPIRRYADLLVHRSLVSAYGLGEGGLPADDAANMESVGEIISRLERRAMEAERDTTDRYVAAFLSERVGQVMDVRITGVTNFGFFATVEGIGGDGLMPVRDLGGEYFRFDEVARTLTGEHSGDVFAQGQTLELRLAEANPVSGALRFEMPEGKGAAPPMRGGRKPVREIKHRGRPMNIRHKGKRR, encoded by the coding sequence ATGTACAAACCAAAAGCCGGTCTTCCGACGCGCGAGCAGATCCTCGACTTCATCGCCACCTCCGACGTGCCCGCGGGCAAACGCGAGATCGCCAAGGGCTTCGGGCTCAGCGCGCAGGACAAGATCGGGATGAAGGCGCTGCTGAAAGACATGGCCGACGAGGGGCTGATCGACAGCGCCCCCGGTCGCGCGTTCCACAAGATGGGCGGCATCCCCAAGGTCACGGTGCTGCGGATCGCCGATGTCGACGATGGCGGCAACGTCTGGGCGGTGCCCGAGCGCTGGGAGGCGGAAGGCGTGCCACCGCCGCGGCTGCGCGTGCGCGAACGCAAGCGCGGCGCGCTGGGTGTCGGCGAGCGTATCCTGGCGCGCACCGAGGAGGCCGGGAACGGCTGGATCGCGCATCCGATGAAGGTGCTCGCGCCGGCCTCCGAACAGGTGCTCGGCGTGTTGCGCGAAGACGGTGGGCGGCTCTGGCTGACCGGCGTCGACAAGCGCGAGCGGCGCGAGTTCGCAGTCGCCGATGCGGGCGGTGCGGCGCCGGGTGATTTGGTGCTGGCCGAGCTTGCGGGCAAGCCGCCGAAAATCGCCGCGCGTGTCGTCTCGAAATTGGGCGATCCGTTTGCAGCGCGCAGCTTCTCGCTGATCGCGATCCACAAGCTGGGTATTCCCGACGTCTTCTCGCAAGAGGCGCTCGACGAGGCGGAGCGTGTGTCGAAACTGCCGCTGGGGGAGGGGCGCGAGGATCTGCGCAATGTGCTGATCGTCGCGATCGATCCCGAGGATGCGCGCGATCACGACGATGCGGTGTGGGCGGAGGCGGACGACGATCCCGCCAATGCGGGCGGCTGGAAGGCGATCGTCGCGATCGCCGATGTCAGCTTCTACGTCCGGCCGAAATCGGAGGTCGATCGCGAGGCGCGGCGGCGCGGGAACTCGGTGTATTTCCCCGACCGGGTCGTGCCGATGCTGCCCGAGATCCTGTCGGCGGAGGTGTGTTCGCTGAAGGAAGGCGCGGATCGCGCGGCGCTGGCCTGCCATCTGCGGATCGGCAAGGATGGCGCGCTGCTGTCGTGGCGCTTCACGCGCGCGGTGGTGCGGATCGCGGCGAACCTGGCCTATGAAGAGGCGCAGGCGATCATCGACGCATCCTCCCCTCCCGCTTTGCGGGAGGGGTCGGGGGAGGGCGGTGCCTCGCTCGATGCAGCCGAGAGTCCGGAAGCCCCTCCCCCAACCCCTCCCGTAAACGGGAGGGGAGACATGTTGGCCGTGCTGCGCCCCCTCTGGGCGTGCTGGCACGCGCTGGCGAAGGCGCGCGATGCGCGGGCGCCGCTCGATCTCGATTTACCCGAGCGCCGGGTGGTGCTCGACGAGCAGGGGCGGATCATGTCGGTTTCGCCGCGCGAACGGCTCGACGCGCACCGGCTGATCGAGGATTACATGATCGCCGCCAACGTCGCCGCCGCCAAGGCGCTCGAGGCGAAGAAGGCGCCGGTGATGTACCGCATCCACGAGCCGCCGAGCCGCGAGAAGATGATGGCGCTCAAGGAGTATCTCGAGACGTTCGACGTGCCGTTCGCGCTGGGGCAGGTCGTCCGGCCGGCGACGTTCAACCACATCATCGAGCGGATCGGCGATGCCGATTTCCGTCCGCAGGTGATGGAGCAGATTCTCCGCACGCAGACCCAGGCTTATTATGCGCCCGGCAACCATGGGCATTTCGGGCTCAGCCTGGGGAGTTACGCGCACTTCACCTCGCCGATCCGGCGCTATGCGGATCTGCTCGTGCACCGGTCGCTGGTGTCCGCCTACGGCCTGGGCGAGGGCGGGTTGCCGGCGGACGACGCGGCCAACATGGAGTCGGTCGGCGAGATCATCAGCCGGCTCGAGCGCCGCGCTATGGAGGCCGAGCGCGACACCACCGATCGCTATGTCGCGGCGTTCCTGTCGGAGCGAGTCGGGCAGGTGATGGATGTCAGGATAACCGGGGTCACCAATTTCGGCTTCTTCGCGACGGTCGAGGGGATTGGCGGCGACGGGCTGATGCCGGTCCGCGATCTGGGCGGCGAGTATTTCCGCTTCGACGAGGTCGCGCGGACGCTGACCGGCGAGCATAGCGGCGACGTCTTCGCGCAGGGCCAGACGCTGGAACTGCGGCTCGCGGAGGCGAACCCCGTGTCAGGGGCGCTGCGCTTCGAGATGCCCGAGGGGAAGGGGGCCGCTCCTCCGATGCGCGGCGGGCGCAAGCCGGTGCGCGAGATCAAGCATCGCGGGCGACCCATGAACATCCGTCACAAGGGCAAGCGCCGTTAG
- a CDS encoding polyhydroxyalkanoate depolymerase, which yields MLYDAYEFQRSMMSGASKLASFGAEMLNNPANPFSYLGGGAVIGSALEVFAHANATRGKPAFGLDRTVIDGRDVAVCEEIVLRKDFGQLKRFVRDGVEGGPKLLIVAPMSGHYATLLRGTVERMLPFADVYITDWRDARSVPLSAGRFDLDDYVDYLIAFLEQVGANEGQGGTHMLAVCQPSVPCYAAAALMSADKNPCRPKTLTLMGGPVDTREAPTAVNTLATERPHAWFEQNVIATVPGNYPGAGRKVYPGFLQLAGFMSMNLGNHMVSHWEMYKHLVQGDDASASQSQDFYEEYRSVCDMTAEFYLQTIDVVFQTHALPRGILTHRGRLVDPAAITDIGLLAIEGERDDISGLGQTKAALTLATALPDAKKRYLIAEGAGHYGIFNGSLWRDKIAPVVEESITANG from the coding sequence ATGCTCTACGATGCTTACGAATTCCAACGGTCGATGATGTCAGGTGCCAGCAAACTGGCGAGTTTCGGCGCGGAAATGCTCAACAACCCGGCAAACCCATTCTCCTATTTAGGGGGCGGGGCGGTGATCGGATCGGCGCTGGAGGTGTTCGCACACGCGAATGCGACTCGCGGAAAGCCGGCGTTCGGGCTCGACCGGACGGTGATCGACGGGCGTGACGTCGCGGTGTGCGAAGAGATCGTGCTGCGGAAGGATTTCGGCCAGCTGAAGCGGTTCGTGCGTGACGGCGTCGAGGGCGGCCCCAAGCTGCTGATCGTCGCGCCGATGTCGGGCCATTATGCCACGCTGCTGCGCGGGACGGTCGAGCGGATGCTCCCGTTCGCGGACGTCTACATCACCGACTGGCGCGATGCGCGCAGCGTGCCGCTGTCGGCGGGCCGTTTCGATCTCGACGATTATGTCGATTACCTCATCGCGTTCCTCGAGCAGGTTGGCGCGAACGAAGGGCAGGGCGGCACGCATATGCTCGCGGTCTGCCAGCCGTCGGTGCCCTGCTACGCCGCGGCGGCCCTGATGAGCGCGGACAAGAATCCGTGCCGGCCCAAGACGCTGACACTGATGGGCGGTCCCGTCGACACGCGTGAGGCGCCGACCGCGGTCAACACGCTGGCGACCGAGCGGCCGCACGCCTGGTTCGAGCAGAACGTGATCGCGACGGTGCCGGGCAATTATCCCGGCGCTGGGCGCAAGGTGTATCCCGGGTTCCTGCAGCTCGCCGGGTTCATGTCGATGAATCTGGGCAACCACATGGTCTCGCATTGGGAGATGTATAAGCATCTCGTCCAGGGCGACGATGCGAGCGCGTCGCAGAGCCAGGATTTCTATGAGGAATATCGCTCGGTCTGCGACATGACTGCGGAATTCTATCTCCAGACGATCGATGTGGTCTTCCAGACCCACGCACTGCCGCGCGGCATCCTGACGCATCGGGGTCGGCTGGTGGATCCTGCAGCGATCACCGACATCGGGCTGCTGGCGATCGAAGGCGAGCGTGACGATATTTCAGGTCTGGGCCAGACCAAGGCTGCGTTGACGCTCGCGACGGCATTGCCGGATGCGAAGAAGCGGTATCTGATCGCGGAAGGCGCGGGGCACTACGGCATCTTCAACGGATCGCTCTGGCGCGACAAGATCGCGCCGGTAGTGGAAGAGTCCATCACCGCGAACGGGTGA
- a CDS encoding DUF1501 domain-containing protein has protein sequence MLDRRSFLSTGTLGVLASAFAPRIAFARAATDKRFVFVIQRGAADGLGMIGAVGDPAFAGVRGDLATDFATGTKLDGMFALHPAMTASAGLYKQGQALFAHAIASPYRDRSHFDGQNVLETGGASAYQVRDGWLNRLLGVLPVEEARAIAVAATVPMALRGLREVASYAPSNLPDASDDLLQRVAMLYDGDQQLHGLWSEAMATRQLTSDLAQDGGRNAAATGALAARLLKPDTGARIAMIETGGWDTHTGQRGRLTAQLKGLDAMVASLQAGLGPLWADTMVLVATEFGRTVAVNGTGGTDHGTGTAAMLFGGGVKGGRVVSDWPGLAPAALYEARDLKPTMQLDAFIGGAVSSHFGVEPARAMAALFPASAKTAAIDGLVRV, from the coding sequence ATGCTCGACCGTCGTTCCTTTCTCTCGACCGGTACGCTCGGCGTGCTGGCGTCCGCCTTCGCCCCGCGTATCGCTTTCGCGCGCGCGGCGACCGACAAGCGGTTCGTGTTCGTCATCCAGCGCGGGGCGGCCGACGGTCTCGGCATGATCGGCGCAGTTGGCGATCCGGCCTTCGCAGGCGTGCGCGGCGATCTTGCGACGGACTTCGCCACGGGTACGAAGCTCGACGGCATGTTCGCGCTGCATCCGGCAATGACCGCGAGCGCCGGTCTCTACAAACAGGGTCAGGCGCTGTTCGCACATGCGATCGCGTCGCCCTACCGCGACCGCTCACATTTTGACGGCCAGAACGTGCTCGAGACGGGGGGCGCGAGTGCGTACCAGGTACGCGACGGCTGGCTCAATCGACTGCTCGGCGTGCTGCCTGTTGAGGAGGCGCGCGCGATTGCGGTGGCGGCGACCGTGCCCATGGCCTTGCGGGGGCTGCGCGAGGTGGCGTCCTATGCCCCGTCGAACCTGCCCGACGCGTCGGACGACCTGCTGCAACGCGTCGCGATGCTGTATGACGGCGACCAGCAACTCCACGGCCTGTGGAGCGAGGCGATGGCCACACGCCAGCTCACCAGCGATCTCGCGCAGGACGGCGGGCGCAACGCGGCCGCGACCGGTGCGCTCGCCGCGCGCTTGCTCAAGCCCGACACCGGCGCGCGGATCGCGATGATCGAGACGGGCGGCTGGGATACGCATACCGGCCAGCGCGGGCGCCTGACCGCGCAGTTGAAGGGCCTCGATGCGATGGTCGCCTCGCTTCAGGCGGGGCTGGGGCCGTTATGGGCGGACACCATGGTGCTGGTCGCGACCGAGTTCGGACGAACCGTCGCGGTCAACGGCACCGGCGGCACCGATCACGGCACGGGCACCGCGGCGATGCTGTTCGGCGGCGGCGTGAAGGGCGGGCGTGTGGTATCCGACTGGCCCGGCCTCGCACCCGCCGCTCTGTACGAGGCGCGCGATCTCAAACCGACGATGCAGCTCGACGCGTTCATCGGCGGTGCGGTATCGTCCCACTTCGGTGTGGAACCAGCCCGCGCCATGGCCGCGCTGTTCCCTGCGAGCGCGAAGACTGCGGCGATCGACGGCCTGGTGCGGGTCTAG